A part of Streptomyces sp. DSM 40750 genomic DNA contains:
- a CDS encoding peptidoglycan-binding domain-containing protein, which translates to MSPPGSPGLPGRADRRRRLLRCATEAATRDFQSACGLGVDGVIGPVTWNRCRSNKT; encoded by the coding sequence GTGTCTCCTCCAGGAAGTCCGGGGCTTCCGGGTCGGGCCGACCGTCGTCGACGGCTACTTCGGTGCGCTACCGAAGCGGCCACCCGTGACTTCCAGAGCGCCTGCGGCCTCGGCGTCGACGGCGTCATCGGCCCCGTCACCTGGAACCGATGCAGGAGCAACAAGACGTAG